One part of the Aricia agestis chromosome Z, ilAriAges1.1, whole genome shotgun sequence genome encodes these proteins:
- the LOC121738389 gene encoding ATP-dependent RNA helicase p62, whose protein sequence is MSGNWNNRGGNRGFGGGSKFNDKPRFANGGSKFGGGGGFGKKEFSGGQNMRCPDWSSMSLQPFNKDFYNPHPAVLNRSPYEVEEYRNQHEISVTGVKVPNPIQHFEEANFPDYVNQGIQTMGYKDPTPIQAQGWPIAMSGKNLVGIAQTGSGKTLAYILPAIVHINNQPPVRRGDGPIALVLAPTRELAQQIQQVANDFGNAAYVRNTCIFGGAPKREQARDLERGVEIVIATPGRLIDFLEKGTTNLQRCTYLVLDEADRMLDMGFEPQIRKIIDQIRPDRQTLMWSATWPKEVKKLAEDYLGEYVQINIGSMQLSANHNILQIVDVCQEHEKENKLNVLLQEIGQSQEPGAKTIIFVETKRKVENITRNIRRYGWPAVCMHGDKTQQERDDVLYQFKQGRASILVATDVAARGLDVDGIKYVINFDYPNSSEDYIHRIGRTGRSKSKGTSYAFFTPSNSRQAKDLVSVLEEANQVVNPQLQTMASRGGGGGGWNRNRYGGGRGGGGSFKRGSNFGRGNSGSAGHKRFNNEY, encoded by the exons AT GTCTGGAAATTGGAACAACCGGGGAGGAAACAGAGGTTTCGGCGGAGGAAGTAAATTTAATGACAAACCGAGATTCGCAAATGGGGGATCGAAATTCGGCGGCGGGGGAGGATTCGGGAAGAAGGAGTTTTCCGGCGGTCAAAACATGCGTTGTCCCGATTGGAGCTCCATGTCACTACAACCTTTCAACAAAGATTTTTACAATCCTCACCCTGCCGTACTAAATAGATCACCCTACGAAGTGGAGGAGTACAGAAATCAACATGAGATCTCCGTTACTGGAGTCAAAGTACCCAATCCTATCCAACATTTTGAAGAAGCTAACTTCCCAGACTACGTGAATCAGGGTATTCAGACCATGGGATACAAGGACCCGACACCTATTCAAGCCCAGGGCTGGCCGATCGCCATGTCCGGAAAGAACTTGGTCGGCATCGCCCAAACGGGCTCTGGAAAGACGTTGGCCTACATCTTGCCCGCTATCGTGCACATCAACAACCAGCCGCCGGTGCGCCGAGGCGACGGTCCCATTGCGCTAGTGTTAGCCCCCACCAGGGAGTTGGCCCAACAAATTCAACAAGTAGCTAACGACTTCGGAAATGCGGCGTACGTTCGCAACACTTGCATTTTCGGCGGAGCGCCAAAACGTGAGCAAGCACGTGACTTGGAAAGGGGCGTGGAAATTGTTATCGCGACTCCTGGAAGACTGATCGATTTCCTAGAGAAGGGAACAACTAACCTACAAAGATGCACTTACCTCGTTCTAGATGAAGCCGACCGCATGTTGGACATGGGTTTCGAACCCCAGATCAGAAAAATCATTGACCAAATTCGTCCAGACAGACAAACCCTCATGTGGTCGGCCACATGGCCCAAAGAAGTCAAGAAGTTGGCTGAAGATTACCTCGGAGAATATGTACAAATTAACATTGGATCAATGCAGCTTTCTGCTAACCATAACATTCTACAGATTGTAGATGTTTGCCAAGAACATGAGAaggaaaataa gttaaATGTACTATTGCAAGAAATTGGACAAAGTCAAGAGCCAGGTGCCAAAACTATCATATTTGTCGAAACCAAAAGGAAAGTTGAGAATATCACAAGAAATATCAGACGATATGGATGGCCTGCAGTCTGTATGCACGGAGACAAGACCCAACAAGAGAGAGATGATGTATTATATCAGTTCAAACAGGGTAGAGCTAGCATACTTGTTGCAACTGACGTTGCAGCCCGAGGACTAG ATGTTGATGGTATAAAGTATGTCATAAACTTCGACTATCCCAATTCATCTGAAGACTACATTCACCGTATTGGTAGAACAGGACGCTCCAAATCAAAAGGAACATCATATGCATTCTTTACACCATCAAATTCAAGACAAGCTAAAGACCTAGTGTCAGTCCTTGAGGAAGCTAATCAG GTGGTGAACCCACAGCTGCAGACGATGGCCAGCCGTGGCGGTGGCGGCGGTGGATGGAACAGGAACAGATATGGTGGCGGCCGTGGAGGCGGCGGATCGTTCAAACGGGGATCTAATTTCGGTCGGGGCAACAGTGGTAGCGCTGGACATAAACGATTTAACAATGAGTATTAA
- the LOC121739094 gene encoding ATP-dependent RNA helicase p62-like codes for MASTIVTCFLRRNFIIKTFALNNKTVLKSFPRGFTFDKKVNLVLSRNINYPVVCNETWKRFYAIQAAEGKNSDFCIDNKVTIIGKDVPAPITDIEKSEFPDYVKEYLKSQGFSEPTIIQAQGWPVALSGQNFVGIAQTGTGKTLAYLIPALIHLKTTVGRKGRGPRVLILAPTRELARQIEEVAKDFEKKMSVRCLCIYGGVSRTPQAEKLQAGVDILIATPGRLNDFIDSRITNLSRCSYVVLDEADRMLDMGFEPQIRKALEGVPYERQILMFSATWPKEVQHLAEDYLREYVQVNVGSTELSANHNIQQHIYVCDQTEKMEKFKSIMHDVCGSSAGKILVFTNTKRFVDTLTLTLKRNGWRADGIHGDKSQLQRDNVINRFKQGRSNILVATDVAARGLDVDGVTHVINYDFPNTSEDYIHRIGRTGRQQNKGESHTLLTEDDGRQAKSLIEVLKEAKQEIPQELLELARSYNQDKMLERQTKQKFHSNNKYNKRSWNPNQRFNRFRDNRY; via the exons atggcatCAACTATTGTAACATGTTTCTTACGAaggaattttataataaaaac ATTCGCCCTTAATAATAAAACGGTCCTGAAATCGTTTCCTCGTGGTTTCACGTTTGACAAAAAAGTTAATTTAGTGCTAAGTCGAAATATAAATTACCCCGTAGTATGTAATGAAACTTGGAAACGTTTTTACGCGATTCAAGCTGCCGAAGGCAAAAATAGTGATTTCTGCATTGATAACAAGGTTACAATAATTGGAAAAGATGTACCAGCCCCTATTACTGATATTGAAAAGAGTGAATTTCCAGATTATGTAAAAGAATACTTGAAAAGTCAAGGATTTTCCGAACCCACAATTATTCAGGCCCAAGGATGGCCTGTAGCTCTATCTGGCCAAAACTTTGTTGGCATAGCACAAACAGGAACAGGAAAAACTCTGGCATACCTCATCCCTGCCCTAATACATCTAAAAACAACAGTCGGAAGAAAAGGAAGAGGACCCAGAGTGCTCATATTGGCCCCGACTAGAGAGCTAGCTAGACAAATTGAAGAAGTTGCTAAAGATTTTGAGAAAAAGATGAGTGTTCGTTGCTTATGCATTTATGGTGGTGTAAGCAGAACACCGCAGGCTGAGAAGCTGCAAGCGGGTGTCGATATATTAATAGCGACTCCTGGAAGACTTAATGATTTTATTGACAGTAGAATCACAAACTTAAGTCGTTGCTCATATGTTGTGTTGGATGAAGCCGATAGAATGTTAGACATGGGATTTGAACCTCAAATAAGAAAGGCATTAGAGGGAGTTCCCTACGAGAGACAGATTCTTATGTTCTCAGCAACCTGGCCTAAAGAAGTTCAACACTTAGCTGAAGACTATCTCAGAGAATATGTGCAAGTAAATGTTGGCTCCACCGAGTTGTCTGCAAATCATAACATCCAGCAACatatctatgtctgtgatcaAACGGAAAAAATGGAAAA ATTCAAATCTATTATGCACGATGTATGTGGCAGCAGTGCTGGAAAAATTCTAGTTTTCACAAATACTAAAAGATTTGTAGATACACTAACATTAACGCTGAAAAGGAATGGGTGGCGAGCTGATGGTATTCACGGAGACAAATCACAGCTGCAAAGAGACAATGTGATAAATAGATTTAAACAGGGGCGCTCAAACATACTTGTTGCTACAGATGTGGCTGCCCGAGGActag ATGTCGATGGAGTTACACATGTAATTAACTATGATTTTCCAAATACATCCGAGGACTACATCCATCGTATCGGCAGAACTGGTCGGCAACAGAACAAGGGTGAATCACACACACTGCTAACAGAGGATGATGGAAGACAAGCTAAAAGTCTAATTGAAGTGCTGAAAGAAGCTAAACAG GAAATACCACAAGAACTACTAGAATTAGCCAGATCCTATAATCAAGACAAAATGTTGGAgagacaaacaaaacaaaagtttCATTCCAACAACAAATATAACAAGAGAAGTTGGAACCCGAATCAAAGATTCAATCGGTTTAGAGACAACAGATACTAG
- the LOC121739010 gene encoding uncharacterized protein LOC121739010 isoform X2 — MALPPEIETSTDTRSVLHIVEENFIKLGLGSEDTIHRHLRFLFSHEVKWIEKNKEKVEHAAYIQRLATPENSSQAQEETDWNMFRRLKLLMVYHSIKTLFFKDWYAVMADPPTLISKLEVNGPLSEHMEQLRVCLDKLHRLGEITRYHDKLTLEVLLAADPKMESLPEVDLLDYLLASPHLLDLRAVARMHRRVDHYTFYFEKVWPLPTQYTPRLLYKLKIDDTFVEPLPLMSWEITKETVEEEEREGMSTASD, encoded by the exons ATGGCGCTACCGCCAGAAATAGAAACGAGTACAGACACGAGGTCTGTTCTTCACATAGTCGAGGAAAACTTTATAAAACTTGGTTTG GGATCTGAAGATACCATACACAGACACTTAAGGTTTCTGTTCAGTCATGAAGTGAAGTGGATAGAGAAAAACAAAGAGAAAGTTGAACACGCTGCATATATTCAGCGCCTAGCTACGCCTGAAAATAGTTCACAGGCGCAAGAAGAAACAGACTGGAATATGTTTAGAAGATTAAAATTGCTGATGGTCTACCATTCAATAAAAACG TTGTTTTTCAAAGACTGGTATGCGGTAATGGCAGATCCGCCGACGCTTATCTCCAAATTGGAGGTCAATGGCCCACTGTCTGAACACATGGAGCAGCTGCGTGTTTGCCTGGACAAGCTGCACCGGCTGGGTGAAATCACACGGTATCATGATAAG CTTACTCTCGAAGTACTATTAGCAGCAGATCCAAAGATGGAATCCCTGCCAGAAGTGGATCTATTAGATTACCTTTTGGCATCACCGCACCTACTAGATCTTCGGGCTGTAGCCCGCATGCATCGTCGAGTCGATCATTACACGTTTTATTTTG AAAAAGTTTGGCCTCTGCCGACCCAATACACACCTCGTCTACTCTACAAGCTCAAAATAGACGACACATTTGTTGAACCGTTGCCATTGATGTCCTGGGAGATTACCAAAGAGACTGTAGAAGAAGAAGAGAGAGAAGGAATGAGCACTGCTAGTGATTAA
- the LOC121739010 gene encoding testis-expressed protein 47-like isoform X1: MALPPEIETSTDTRSVLHIVEENFIKLGLKTYAERMLYAGEHTLPKEELIEHFKATILDVNSGYCDIPVRGLLLVYDRYFVHVIEGSEDTIHRHLRFLFSHEVKWIEKNKEKVEHAAYIQRLATPENSSQAQEETDWNMFRRLKLLMVYHSIKTLFFKDWYAVMADPPTLISKLEVNGPLSEHMEQLRVCLDKLHRLGEITRYHDKLTLEVLLAADPKMESLPEVDLLDYLLASPHLLDLRAVARMHRRVDHYTFYFEKVWPLPTQYTPRLLYKLKIDDTFVEPLPLMSWEITKETVEEEEREGMSTASD; this comes from the exons ATGGCGCTACCGCCAGAAATAGAAACGAGTACAGACACGAGGTCTGTTCTTCACATAGTCGAGGAAAACTTTATAAAACTTGGTTTG AAAACGTACGCGGAACGCATGTTGTACGCTGGCGAGCATACACTGCCCAAAGAGGAGTTGATCGAACATTTCAAGGCCACGATACTTGATGTGAACTCTGGGTACTGCGACATCCCCGTGCGAGGCCTACTGCTGGTGTACGATAGATACTTTGTACATGTCATTGAG GGATCTGAAGATACCATACACAGACACTTAAGGTTTCTGTTCAGTCATGAAGTGAAGTGGATAGAGAAAAACAAAGAGAAAGTTGAACACGCTGCATATATTCAGCGCCTAGCTACGCCTGAAAATAGTTCACAGGCGCAAGAAGAAACAGACTGGAATATGTTTAGAAGATTAAAATTGCTGATGGTCTACCATTCAATAAAAACG TTGTTTTTCAAAGACTGGTATGCGGTAATGGCAGATCCGCCGACGCTTATCTCCAAATTGGAGGTCAATGGCCCACTGTCTGAACACATGGAGCAGCTGCGTGTTTGCCTGGACAAGCTGCACCGGCTGGGTGAAATCACACGGTATCATGATAAG CTTACTCTCGAAGTACTATTAGCAGCAGATCCAAAGATGGAATCCCTGCCAGAAGTGGATCTATTAGATTACCTTTTGGCATCACCGCACCTACTAGATCTTCGGGCTGTAGCCCGCATGCATCGTCGAGTCGATCATTACACGTTTTATTTTG AAAAAGTTTGGCCTCTGCCGACCCAATACACACCTCGTCTACTCTACAAGCTCAAAATAGACGACACATTTGTTGAACCGTTGCCATTGATGTCCTGGGAGATTACCAAAGAGACTGTAGAAGAAGAAGAGAGAGAAGGAATGAGCACTGCTAGTGATTAA
- the LOC121739329 gene encoding uncharacterized protein LOC121739329 has translation MERKLKATKKPNDTKLPPINENKENILKTIVDIDPHYYSLIDGRPIKTEKSISKYKQNIRDIALKRTLTGLLRDEILRIDREIKTEREMYETASKNFDEYKNSFDKFLADNNNKTIIVMRKSDNLSKELANKIEDHKKANYELASVKSKVQYINESLQILLSFQSFLYNIAPILWQQSNPLILDGTDIINIESDIFQRVDVDGIKFRLSKLPPPLLYFETPGQLPHIFELLEKQNLNYLLVTENLNAEKVKFVKSLETLKDLMRQDLEFIQLQIKEIEDAIEWNKTREEDLKNIFYSILEDKIKYIVSSEAAIEIFNYVEFTYERLVAPNDAKLSSFDMTLCLEREYNDLMLLLSTFDTNSIKSIEKELYENEAKIAKQAVEANKMLKDVRRLNRRLQSAYEPPRYTK, from the exons ATGGAAAGAAAGTTGAAGGCTACGAAAAAACCTAACGACACGAAACTACCACcgataaatgaaaataaagaaaacatatTGAAAACTATAGTCGATATTGACCCACATTATTACTCTCTGATCGATGGAAGACCAATAAAAACTGAGAAATCAATAAGCAAGTACAAACAGAATATCAGAGATATTGCACTAAAACGAACACTCACAGGGCTTCTACGAGATGAAATACTCCGGATTGACAGAGAAATAAAGACAGAAAGAGAAATGTACGAGACGGCTTCGAAGAACTTTGacgaatacaaaaatagttTCGACAAATTTCTAGCagacaataacaataaaactattattGTAATGAGAAAATCTGATAATTTATCAAAGGAATTAGCGAACAAGATTGAGGATCACAAGAAAGCTAATTACGAGCTGGCATCTGTGAAATCTAAAGTGCAATACATCAACGAATCGCTACAAATATTGCTATCGTTTCAAAGCTTTCTGTACAACATTGCACCTATTCTATGGCAACAAAGCAACCCCTTGATTTTAGACGGCACCGACATAATAAACATAGAGTCAGACATTTTTCAGAGAGTAGACGTAGATGGTATTAAATTTAGATTGAGTAAGCTACCTCCACCGCTACTATATTTCGAGACTCCAGGGCAGTTGCCTCATATATTTGAGTTACTGgagaaacaaaatttaaattatctgCTGGTAACGGAGAACTTAAATGCCGAGAAGGTCAAATTCGTTAAGTCTTTAGAGACGTTAAAAGATCTGATGCGTCAAGACCTAGAGTTCATCCAGCTGCAG ATTAAAGAAATAGAAGATGCTATAGAATGGAACAAAACAAGGGAAGAGGATTTGAAGAACATATTTTACAGTATATTGGAGGACAAGATCAAGTACATCGTGTCGTCGGAAGCGGCAATTGAAATCTTCAATTACGTCGAGTTTACTTACGAACGCCTCGTAGCGCCTAATGACGCTAAACTGAGCTCTTTCGACATGACCCTGTGTTTGGAACGAGAGTACAACGATTTGATGCTACTCCTATCTACATTCGATACTAATTCTATAAAATCTATAGAGAAGGAGCTATATGAGAACGAAGCGAAGATAGCGAAGCAGGCCGTCGAGGCTAACAAAATGCTAAAAGATGTGCGAAGGCTCAATAGACGATTGCAATCGGCGTATGAACCACCACGGTATACAAAGTAG
- the LOC121739328 gene encoding uncharacterized protein LOC121739328, translating to MSCLKKERKPIVPLKTLDVIFRRRYVKNTQFYFTNRKQCLASKTENLDGKTLLPYRAPKSDKLLSYIRYSDREKRCRTRRELSQPLHFKSDKNATEVDISRRLFMEGPPDDVKTVVAIHPEFYTCIEGRPLRMFDDIKVYINNIRNYAMSRQQLGYRRDLMMKIEKNILEESEEYDKISNNLRNYAHYFQEFLIEDYNEACALESKADRIYAELLAKQTELLKYSSYLININNEIYKLDSTANILKSYRKFLMLVAPLTWRQKHDESFRDNIPEDDLLSENNLLSEARDIDRIVEEVKMELLNPRSVHMYFKHSEELMDLFRAMQIQSRDYLIQRSKSQETYYRLLRRINQLKAMATDNLEYFNYYIEKFQKELDREEYNQKHVKEKFYRILNNNFFEDIASLTSLGLQICVEFVYEQVIGKYEEGQSLKDVMTVLENMYQDYNLRLDTLDFNTVNKARNDIFAQDLKTMKNAYNAERELKAFREMTKALNQAFAPPKEYNKPKMSVQLSRKGNSNITNKTDAANDRTLRYNQLSLKKRNFLLYFTEWCDDTDPWPFLEQL from the coding sequence ATGTCCTGCTTGAAGAAAGAAAGGAAACCCATAGTTCCTTTGAAAACCCTTGATGTAATTTTCCGACGTCGGTATGTTAAAAACACCCAATTTTATTTTACCAACAGAAAGCAATGCTTGGCTTCTAAAACGGAAAACCTCGATGGCAAGACTTTACTGCCGTATCGTGCTCCAAAGTCGGATAAACTGTTATCCTATATCAGATATAGTGACCGAGAGAAACGCTGTAGGACTAGACGCGAATTATCTCAACCATTGCACTTCAAAAGTGACAAAAACGCGACCGAAGTAGATATTTCACGCAGGCTTTTTATGGAGGGGCCTCCAGATGACGTAAAAACTGTTGTGGCAATACATCCTGAGTTTTATACCTGTATTGAAGGGAGGCCTCTGAGAATGTTTGACGACATCAAAGTGTATATCAATAATATACGAAATTATGCTATGAGCAGGCAACAATTAGGGTACCGACGGGACTTAATGATGAAGATTGAAAAGAATATTTTAGAGGAATCTGAAGAGTATGATAAAATATCGAACAATCTCAGGAATTACGCACATTATTTTCAAGAATTTCTGATAGAGGATTATAATGAAGCATGCGCATTAGAATCAAAAGCGGATCGCATTTATGCAGAGTTGCTCGCGAAACAAACTGagcttttaaaatattcttCATATTTGATCAATATCAATAACGAAATATATAAGTTAGACTCTACagctaatattttaaagtcttaccGAAAATTTTTAATGTTAGTGGCCCCTCTTACCTGGCGTCAAAAGCATGATGAATCTTTTCGAGATAATATACCAGAGGATGATTTACTCTCAGAAAATAATTTACTGTCAGAGGCAAGGGATATTGACAGGATCGTAGAAGAAGTAAAGATGGAACTACTTAATCCTCGTTCCGTGCACATGTACTTCAAACACTCAGAGGAACTTATGGACCTATTTAGAGCTATGCAAATACAAAGCAGAGATTATTTAATTCAACGTTCAAAAAGTCAGGAAACTTACTATCGCCTCCTACGACGAATCAATCAACTAAAAGCGATGGCAACAGATAACCTTGAATATTTTAACTATTACATAGAAAAATTTCAGAAAGAGTTGGATAGAGAAGAATACAATCAAAAACATGTGAAAGAAAAGTTTTACAggatattaaacaataattttttcgAAGACATTGCTAGTCTTACTTCGTTAGGACTGCAAATATGTGTAGAGTTTGTTTATGAACAAGTAATAGGAAAATATGAGGAAGGTCAAAGCCTGAAAGATGTTATGACTGTGCTGGAAAATATGTACCAAGATTACAATTTGCGTTTAGACACACTTGATTTCAACACAGTAAATAAAGCACGTAACGATATTTTCGCGCAAgatttaaaaacaatgaaaaatgCGTATAACGCAGAACGTGAGCTTAAAGCTTTCCGAGAGATGACTAAAGCTCTTAATCAAGCCTTTGCACCACCAAAAGAATACAATAAACCTAAAATGTCGGTACAATTAAGTAGAAAAGGCAATTCAAACATAACAAATAAAACCGATGCCGCTAATGACAGAACATTAAGATACAATCAGCTCAGCTTAAAGAAAAGGAACTTTTTGCTTTACTTTACAGAATGGTGTGACGATACAGACCCTTGGCCTTTCTTGGaacaattataa